A window of Nocardia arthritidis genomic DNA:
CGGGGCAGACGGCGTCGAGGGCGTCGCCCCAGATGGTCGGCTTCATCACCATGCCGGGGCCGCCGCCGTACGGGGCGTCGTCGACCGATTTGTGCACGTCGTGCGTCCAGTCGCGCAGATCGTGTACTTCGAGGGAGACCAGTCCCTTATCGATTGCCTTGCCCAGCAACGCCGTTCGCAGCGGTTCCAGGTATTCCGGGAAGATGGTGACTACGTCGAGCCTCATTCCGGATCCAACAGTCCCTCGGGCGGGTCGATGACGACGAGCCCGTCGGCGATCGACACGGTGGGCACGATGGCGGTGACGAACGGGATGAGGATCTCCCGTCCGTCCTCGGCGGCGCGCACCGACAGCAGCTCACCGGCGGCCGAATGCAGCACCTCACGCACGGTGCCGACCGGCGTGCCGTCGGTGAGCTGTACCGTCAGCCCCTCCAGCTCGTGGTCGTAGTACTCGTCCGGATCGTCCGACGGCGGCAGGTCGGCGCTGTCCACCACGAACAGCAGCCCGCGCAACGCGTCGGCGGCGGCACGATCGGACACCCCGGCGAGAAAGACCAGGAGCCGGCCCGAGTGTTCCCGGGCCGACTCCACGGTGAAGTCGCGAACCTCTTTCGCGCGCGGCAGCCGGCCACGCAGTCGCGCGCCCGGCGCGAAACGCGCCTCGGGTTCGTCGGTGCGGATCTCGACGACCAGTTCGCCGCGCACGCCGTGCGATTTGGCGACCCGGCCTACGACGAGTTCCATCTACTGGTCGGTGTCGACCACGTCGACCCGGATACCGCGGCCGCCGATACCGGCGACCAGAGTGCGCAGCGCGGTCGCGGTACGTCCGCCGCGACCGATCACCTTGCCCAGGTCATCAGGATGAACATGCACCTCGACGGTGCGTCCGCGGCGGCCGGTGATCAGCTCGACGCGGACATCATCGGGATTGGCGACGATGCCGCGAACGAGGTGCTCGACGGCATCGGCCACGACCGCACTCATTACTCGGCAGCCTCGGCAGCCTCGGCCTCGGCGGCCTCGTCCTTCTTGGCGGCCTTCTTCTTCGGGGTGACGGCCTCGGCGACCGGCTCGTTGTCGGCGGCGGCCAGCGCGGCGTTGAACAGGTCCAGCTTGGACGGCTTGGCCGCCTTCACCTTCAGCGTGCCCTCGGCGCCCGGCAGGCCCTTGAACTTCTGCCAGTCGCCGGTGATCTCCAGCAGACGCTGCACCGGTTCGGTCGGCTGCGCACCGACACCCAGCCAGTACTGAGCGCGCTCGGAATCGATCTCGATGAGCGACGGCTCTTCCTTCGGGTGGTACTTGCCGATGGACTCGATGGCCCGGCCGTCCCGGCGGGTGCGGGCGTCCGCGATGACGATGCGGTACTGCGGGTTGCGGATCTTGCCCATGCGGGTGAGCTTGATGCGAACAGCCATGCTGTTATATGCCTCTTTCAGGTAGTTGGTCACGGCGCGATTCAGCGACCCGCACGGTCTGCGGGCCCGGTTTCACGCTTGAAGTGTGTGACCGCCGCGCGGTACGTAACCGGAGACGGGCTGACACTGTCCGGAAGGACGGTGCTCCATTCTGCCAGACCGCCGACGCACCCCTGAAATCGGCTCCATCCTGGGTTACACCGACGCGTCGAGATCGATCCCCGGCAGCATCGGGACCGCCATGACGCGACGTAAGCGAACTCACCGGCACCGCCTTCGGCACGAACGGACTCAGGCTGGTTTGGTCGCCATGACCGCGTTGGTGGACATCCACGGCCCGGCGAACCACATCCGCCAGCCGAGGGGTTCGATAGTGACGTCGCGGGCGCCGTTGGCGGACAGCACTTCCCGGTATTCCGGCGCCTTGCTGATGTCGGCGATGACCATGCGGCCGCCGGGGCGCAGTACCCGCAGCGCCTCGCGGACGGCGGCGGCGCGACCGGTGGCGGATTTGATGTTGTGGATGGCCAGGCTGGAGACGACGACGTCGAATTCGTTGTCCGGGAACGGCAGCGCGGTCATATCGCCGGTGCACAGCTCGACGCGGTCGGCGACGCCGCAGGCATCGGCGTTGCGTTCGGCGATCTCCGCGCTGTTGCCGGATTGATCGATCGTGCGCCACAAATCGATGCCGACGACGCGGCCGGTGGACAGCCTGCGCGCCACGGCCAACAGCACCGCGCCACGGCCGGGGCCGAGATCGAGCACTCGTTCGTCACCGCGCAGCGCGAGCCGGTCGAGCAGTTCGCTCCACACCTGGAATTTGCCGCGGCGGGTGGCGTACAGGAACAGCCCGATCTGGGCGATCATCGCGATGGTGATGATGGCGACCACCCAGAATGCGATGGCGGTGCCGTATATGCCCACCAGGATCAGTGCGATCAGATAGCCGAGCGCGACGGCGCCGAGCCCGATCAACACATAGGGTGCGTCGAAACCATAGGAAACGCGCGTGGACCGAGCAGCGATCATCACCTCACTGTAGGAGATTGATCAAAGATGCTCAGCCCCAAGGTATTTGGGTCTAGAGCGAACTAGCGGTGCCCGGTGACCGGCCCGCCGCCCTTGACCACCTCACCCCGCAACACCACATAGTCCGGATTGCCGAGCACCTCGGGATGCGTCCGCGGATCCTCGTGGTAGACAACGAAATCCGCGGGCGCACCGGGCTCGATTCCGGGCCGCCCCAACCAGCCCCGGGCATCCCAGGAAGCCGCGCCCAACGCGTCGTGACTCGACAGCCCGGCCCCACGCAGCGCGGCGATCTCGTCGGCGATGCGCCCGTGCCTGATGCCGCCGCCCGCGTCGGTGCCCGCATAGATCGGCACCCCGGCATCGTGCGCGTTGCCCACCGTTTCACGCACCCGGCGGTGCAGGTCACGCATATGCGCGGCATAGGTGGGGAATTTGCCCGCGCCGTCGGCTATTTCGGGAAACAGCTCGATATTGATCAGCGTCGGGACCAGCGCCGTGCCATGTTCCACCATCAGCTCGACGGTGTCGTCGGTGAGGCCGGTGCCGTGCTCGAGGCAGTCGATTCCGGCGTTGATCAGTCCGGGCAGCGCGTCCTCGCCGAAGACGTGCGCGGTGACCCTGGCGCCGTTCGCGTGCGCGGCATCGATGGCCTCCTTCAGGATGGCGTCGCTCCACAGCGGGCGCAGATCGCCGACGGAGCGGTCGATCCAGTCGCCGACGATCTTCACCCAGCCATCGCCGAAACGGGCCTGTTCGGCGACGATCTCGGGCAGGTCGCGCTCGTCGTCGAGTTCGATGCCGAGTTCGCGAATGTAGCGCTTGGGCCGGGCGATATGCCTGCCCGCGCGGATGATCCGCGGCAGGTCGGCGCGCTCGTCTATGAAGCGGGTATCGATCGGCGATCCGGCGTCGCGCAGCAGCAGCGCACCGGCGTCGCGCTCGATCTCCGCCTGCGCGACGGCACCGGCCCGGTCCTCGTGGCCGCCGCCGTGCCGGATGCCGAC
This region includes:
- the rimM gene encoding ribosome maturation factor RimM (Essential for efficient processing of 16S rRNA), translated to MELVVGRVAKSHGVRGELVVEIRTDEPEARFAPGARLRGRLPRAKEVRDFTVESAREHSGRLLVFLAGVSDRAAADALRGLLFVVDSADLPPSDDPDEYYDHELEGLTVQLTDGTPVGTVREVLHSAAGELLSVRAAEDGREILIPFVTAIVPTVSIADGLVVIDPPEGLLDPE
- a CDS encoding RNA-binding protein — its product is MSAVVADAVEHLVRGIVANPDDVRVELITGRRGRTVEVHVHPDDLGKVIGRGGRTATALRTLVAGIGGRGIRVDVVDTDQ
- the rpsP gene encoding 30S ribosomal protein S16, translated to MAVRIKLTRMGKIRNPQYRIVIADARTRRDGRAIESIGKYHPKEEPSLIEIDSERAQYWLGVGAQPTEPVQRLLEITGDWQKFKGLPGAEGTLKVKAAKPSKLDLFNAALAAADNEPVAEAVTPKKKAAKKDEAAEAEAAEAAE
- a CDS encoding class I SAM-dependent methyltransferase is translated as MIAARSTRVSYGFDAPYVLIGLGAVALGYLIALILVGIYGTAIAFWVVAIITIAMIAQIGLFLYATRRGKFQVWSELLDRLALRGDERVLDLGPGRGAVLLAVARRLSTGRVVGIDLWRTIDQSGNSAEIAERNADACGVADRVELCTGDMTALPFPDNEFDVVVSSLAIHNIKSATGRAAAVREALRVLRPGGRMVIADISKAPEYREVLSANGARDVTIEPLGWRMWFAGPWMSTNAVMATKPA
- a CDS encoding amidohydrolase family protein yields the protein MHLRGVVLPDDEVRDIWVRAGAVSFEPVSDAETLCRTGWIVPGLVDAHCHVGIRHGGGHEDRAGAVAQAEIERDAGALLLRDAGSPIDTRFIDERADLPRIIRAGRHIARPKRYIRELGIELDDERDLPEIVAEQARFGDGWVKIVGDWIDRSVGDLRPLWSDAILKEAIDAAHANGARVTAHVFGEDALPGLINAGIDCLEHGTGLTDDTVELMVEHGTALVPTLINIELFPEIADGAGKFPTYAAHMRDLHRRVRETVGNAHDAGVPIYAGTDAGGGIRHGRIADEIAALRGAGLSSHDALGAASWDARGWLGRPGIEPGAPADFVVYHEDPRTHPEVLGNPDYVVLRGEVVKGGGPVTGHR